The Bacillus sp. NEB1478 genome contains the following window.
TTTCCCGAAAAGCATATTTGTATGTTAATGGATAGAAATTATTATAAGTATCTAATGTGTAAAAGCCGTTATATTGAGCGATTGCTGGGTGTATTCCTATACTTGCTACTCGATAATCTTGTAATGGCTGATCGATATAGTTTTCAATATCCTGGAAAAGATCCTTTGCATAGAATTCTCTAACTGTGGGTGAATTCCGATAGATGATCTCATCATTAAATAAACACAGTAAAACAATTTGGCCAATAATAAAGTACGGAACAGTTTTTTTGAGTTTTTTACTATAGTCCAAAATGATCTTTAAACTAATTGCAAAATCTATGTAAATTACCATCGGGCGCAAAAAATGAAATCGGGCAAAATTAAAAGTATCCATAAAATGAAAACGTTCAGTTACAGGCACCCAGCCCTTATAAAACCAAAACGCATACCATGCTGATAATACAAAATTAAGCACAAATAAAGCTACAAATACTCTTTCTTGTTTCCATAGCCGATTCCAAAATATCAAAAATAAAGCCATGACCGTTGCTAATAAAACGAATAAACCATGCACAGTCATTACATGTGTATGACCAAGAACAAAATTTTTAAATGTTAGTCTTATCACCCGCCACAATGATAACCTTGCATGAAAATAATCATCTCTTGTATTTGGTTCATCATCAAAAATGAATGAATAGACTAATCGGTATTCAATTAAAAGAAAAAGTAAGGTCATGTATAGGATTGATAATAAAAATCGCCAATTCCAGCCTTTTCCCCGGAATACATCTGCAATCCAAAGAATACCAATAGCAATTAAAAAAAAGAAAAAACCTAAAACAAAGCTTGAATATAAAGGTAGCAGTGTAAGTACAAGATAATTCGTCCAATTTTTTTCGGAATTACGGATATTTAAAAATGCCCATAAAGCTAAAGGCATTCCAAGTGTACTAAGCATACCCGAGGGCCAGAATGGAGTAAGTGCAAACGCAAGTGCTGTTCCAATTGTGATTAAAACTAAATTTTTTTGGGGTAAAAAATGTTTTTTTAAGAGTAAATACATACCTAAGAAAGCGAAAAATCTAGTTATACTCTGGCTAATTGCATAAGCAATCATCGTCGGGAAAAGTGTGTGGAGCCAAACGATTCCGCTAAATTCTGTTCCCATTGCATTTCTAGGGAGGCCATTTATAATCTGGGGAATTTTTGAATTTATTCCTCCAAATAATTGACCACTTTCTTTTAGTACTTGATACCAAGCCAGGTTGGAATCCAGATTATCATGGACACGAATATGGGCATCCTCACCTAAAAAATATAAAGGAGACAAATATAGAAAGATAATCGAAATAGCAATATACTTCAGTAAACCATCATTAGATGCAACTTTTTTGAGAGACAATAAGAACACCCCATCATAAAATAGAGTCGCTTATCAGGTTTAACATAAAAAAAATAATGTATACCTTTAATAGGACCAATAAAAAAAGACACTATAAAGTGCCTTTCGGTGAATATTTAGTCGTTCTTTATGCCGCCATTGTCCCAAAACCACTGAACAGCTTTTCTTAACAAAACTGCGTTATCTTCCGCCTTAGTCGGAAGAGCGACAGCCCATCCTGCTGTTTCTGAAGCGGCATTAAGCTTTAATTTTTCTTTCGTTTGCATAGGGGAATAAAATTCAATATGAAAGCGATAATAACTCTCTACATTTTCATAGTTGCTTGGTCTTCCATGAATCCCCATCATATAAGGAAACGGTTGATCGAATAATTGATCCATACCACCTATCAGTTCTTGAAGAATATCTCCCAATGCTCTTTTTTCTTCTTCTGAAAATTCAGTAAGTGCTGTTTTATTTTCTTTACATACGACAAAAACACCAAATGGAGTATCAGTAAAAAAGGGGATAAATGCAATAAAATAATCATTTTCAATTATTACTCTTTGGCCAAACTTTTTCTCTTCTCTGATCATTTCTTCAAACATATTTCTACCGGTCTTCTCTAGATACTTTTTGCAGTTATCTAGCTCAATCTTCACTTTCTTAGGGATAAATGGATAAGCATAAACCTGACCATGTGGATGAGTGATTGTTACCCCAACCTCTTCCCCTCTGTTTTCAAAAATCATTACGTATTGGTGATGGAGATTCTGATCTAATTCATCAAACGTTTTTGTCCAAAGGTCTACTAATCGTTTCATGTGTGATCTTGAAAGATCTGGTAAAGTTGCCTGATGATCAGACGTATAAAGAATTACTTCGCATCTTCCAAATGTCTCTCTAGTATTATATAAGCTGCCCCCAACCTCATCTGGTTCAGGAGGTTCAGCTGATAGAACGGGATACTCGTTATGGTATAAGTGAACATCATAATCCTCTGGTACTTTTCCTGAACCTGGGCAAAAGGGACAAAAATCTTTTGGCAAATAAGGTCTGAATTGTCTTTTTGCAGATACCATCACCCAGCTATCGAGTAATGGATTGTATCGAAGTTCAGCCATTCGAATCACTCCTAAAGGATTTATTTCTTTTGGTGTAAGTTCACGATTATTGAAATCCTTTATTAAATAGATTGATTGACGAAAGTTTATGTATTAATGATTTTATTAAAATTCCAGGAAGAACATGTTTAATTTCATAATTTAATAAAAAGGATAATCCTCAGAGCTTGTTATTTTGAGAAATTATTCTCTCAGTTCTTCAAATTTACAGTAATAAGACATGTTGTGAATTGTGCTATACTATAGTAAGAAGGCACAAAAAGAATAGTAAAAAGAAGGTTTTCGAATGAAATTCAGATGGTTAGACAAGAAAGTTCAGCTTTTCCAATTTGCGGCTGCAGTTTCAGCAGCATTTATAGGAGGTCTATTATTCTCTCTTTTACAATGGCCAATTCCTTGGCTTTTAGGGCCAATGTCAGCAGTACTAATTGTTTCGCGAATTAAAAGGGTTACACTATATTGGCCGACAGAGATAAGAAATGCAGGCTTAATCATCGTAGGTTATTCTATAGGATTGACCTTCACGAAGGATACCTTAATAACCATATCTTCTAAACTGCCATCCATGGCATTAATGACAGTCCTTCTGGTTTTGATTTGCATGGGAATGGCATTTATTATCTCTAAGCTTTCCAGCATTGATTTTCCTACTGCGCTTACAAGCAGTATACCCGGAGGACTTTCACAAATTATTACCTTTGCAGAAGAATCTAAAGGAATAGACATTACTACTGTTACTTTTTTTCAAGTTACCCGTTTATTAATGATCATCTTTTTTGTTCCGTTCCTCATTTTTAGCCCGCTTTTTTTAGAAAATGGTACGAAATTTCCTTCTAGTGAGACTGCTGCTCACCTTGCTCCATATGACTATCATTTACTGCCCACTCTTTTTTTCATTGTTTTTTCCATAGCAGTCGCCTTAATTGGAAAAAGAATTAAATTGCCTACAGCGTTTTTATTAGCTCCTATTTTAGGGATTGCTATATTGAATGTTGCAGGTTATACGGGACCGCCTGTTCCGTCTTTTTTATTAGATATCTCTCAATTTATGATTGGCGGATACATCGGTTTATTATTAAAACCTGAACAACTAAAATCTAAGGCAATAATACCCGTTGCACTTTTTAGCGGTATCATGCTAGTCTGTATCTCATTGGGGTTAAGTTATCTATTGTCATTACAATACCGATTCTCTCCTCTAACTAGCTTCTTAAGCTTAGCACCTGGAGGAGCTGATCAAATGGGGATCATCGGTCACGAACTGCATGCAGATATATCTATGATTACAGGCTACCAGCTTTTTAGAATTCTCTTTATCTTTTTTGCAGTGCCGCCTTTATTAAAATATGTATTAAGATTCAGCCAAAGAAAAAGTGAGAATAAAGGCATGTAGAAATTCACTTAGTTAAATATTAATTAATAAAGCTGCACAAAGCTCAATTAATAAGCATTGTGCAGCACAAATTCACACTACTTGTTATTTTCCTCAATTACTACTTTCAACTTCTTTCTTATTAATTGAAATTCCCTAACCAAAATAACAGCTTCCAAAATATTCACTTTCTTACTCTAACAACTATCCCATTATTCAAGGTTATCATTTCTTGAATGTCTATCCTTATTAAAGAATTTAGCGAGCCCCCACCTGTAAATATGTATTCGGACTCTGCCACCTTTGGATCAATTAAATAGAGTGCTGGAAACCCAAATGAGGGAACTCCACCAGCAGGAAATCCAGTATGTTCTAAAATCTCAGAATCATTGCCTAGTCTTGGTTTATCAATTTGTAATGCTTTACTTACTCTTGAAGTACTTGCTCTATCTTCTCCTTTAACGATAGCAACGATCAGCTTGCCTGCTCCATCCACCATACAGATATTTTTAACAAATTGATCAATTGGTGCGTTAATCATTCTTGCAGCCTGTTTAACAGAGTGACAAGAGTCAGTAAATACAAAATGCTCTGCTTTTATTTTGTGTCTGTCCATATAAGTTTTTATTTTCAAGTGGTATTTTTCCATATTATCAACTCCGATTTAGAGCATGTCCAATATTTTATTAGAAAAAATCACAAGGGATCAAGGTATAATTTTAACACCTTTTAACGCAGAAAGAATTGTACCAGCAGCTTGAATCCAGCTCCCAGTAAAAGAAAGTGATTCACGATAATGTTTGCATCCATCAGGGTTTTGTAAATCGTGAATTCCTACAA
Protein-coding sequences here:
- a CDS encoding YbaK/EbsC family protein — encoded protein: MEKYHLKIKTYMDRHKIKAEHFVFTDSCHSVKQAARMINAPIDQFVKNICMVDGAGKLIVAIVKGEDRASTSRVSKALQIDKPRLGNDSEILEHTGFPAGGVPSFGFPALYLIDPKVAESEYIFTGGGSLNSLIRIDIQEMITLNNGIVVRVRK
- a CDS encoding DUF6044 family protein, whose protein sequence is MSLKKVASNDGLLKYIAISIIFLYLSPLYFLGEDAHIRVHDNLDSNLAWYQVLKESGQLFGGINSKIPQIINGLPRNAMGTEFSGIVWLHTLFPTMIAYAISQSITRFFAFLGMYLLLKKHFLPQKNLVLITIGTALAFALTPFWPSGMLSTLGMPLALWAFLNIRNSEKNWTNYLVLTLLPLYSSFVLGFFFFLIAIGILWIADVFRGKGWNWRFLLSILYMTLLFLLIEYRLVYSFIFDDEPNTRDDYFHARLSLWRVIRLTFKNFVLGHTHVMTVHGLFVLLATVMALFLIFWNRLWKQERVFVALFVLNFVLSAWYAFWFYKGWVPVTERFHFMDTFNFARFHFLRPMVIYIDFAISLKIILDYSKKLKKTVPYFIIGQIVLLCLFNDEIIYRNSPTVREFYAKDLFQDIENYIDQPLQDYRVASIGIHPAIAQYNGFYTLDTYNNFYPLTYKYAFREIMDKELVKNNSLRTYYDEWGARCYLFSDQLGKNYMFEKDSKESVKNLQLDMKPFKRLGGEYIFSALPIDNAKELKLNLEQIFESNSAAWKIYLYKVM
- a CDS encoding AbrB family transcriptional regulator, whose translation is MKFRWLDKKVQLFQFAAAVSAAFIGGLLFSLLQWPIPWLLGPMSAVLIVSRIKRVTLYWPTEIRNAGLIIVGYSIGLTFTKDTLITISSKLPSMALMTVLLVLICMGMAFIISKLSSIDFPTALTSSIPGGLSQIITFAEESKGIDITTVTFFQVTRLLMIIFFVPFLIFSPLFLENGTKFPSSETAAHLAPYDYHLLPTLFFIVFSIAVALIGKRIKLPTAFLLAPILGIAILNVAGYTGPPVPSFLLDISQFMIGGYIGLLLKPEQLKSKAIIPVALFSGIMLVCISLGLSYLLSLQYRFSPLTSFLSLAPGGADQMGIIGHELHADISMITGYQLFRILFIFFAVPPLLKYVLRFSQRKSENKGM
- the galT gene encoding galactose-1-phosphate uridylyltransferase, with product MAELRYNPLLDSWVMVSAKRQFRPYLPKDFCPFCPGSGKVPEDYDVHLYHNEYPVLSAEPPEPDEVGGSLYNTRETFGRCEVILYTSDHQATLPDLSRSHMKRLVDLWTKTFDELDQNLHHQYVMIFENRGEEVGVTITHPHGQVYAYPFIPKKVKIELDNCKKYLEKTGRNMFEEMIREEKKFGQRVIIENDYFIAFIPFFTDTPFGVFVVCKENKTALTEFSEEEKRALGDILQELIGGMDQLFDQPFPYMMGIHGRPSNYENVESYYRFHIEFYSPMQTKEKLKLNAASETAGWAVALPTKAEDNAVLLRKAVQWFWDNGGIKND